In a genomic window of Diabrotica undecimpunctata isolate CICGRU chromosome 2, icDiaUnde3, whole genome shotgun sequence:
- the LOC140433068 gene encoding baculoviral IAP repeat-containing protein 3-like, producing MSAKLLEYRSLSKRLTSYKNWPISHPIKPIHLSIAGFSYTGHNDKVRCKFCDTSVNKWLATDIPMKKHKATYYGSLFYHSAAETNLIKIDKIKNKCLRLSIGYLGSTPVDVMETETCEPPLNLRRRFLSDKFVLKLRSQKSKLLVKISSLAEKMITAHLLYPVIIKRLSSFDEWMPSHPIKSIVLAVAGFYYTGVNDKVLCAFCGVVYNKWIADDIPLDKHKDDCCFLTAYKQAQKLWTVEERLKTFTNRNISAKKHAEAGFFYENGKTYYITNKDITLMSVNREANQRIICKICLSREINTVALPCGHATSCLDCSRLLNNICCLCRTPVECTPRLYI from the exons ATGTCAGCTAAGCTGTTGGAATATCGTTCACTATCTAAACGATTGACTTCTTATAAAAACTGGCCCATCTCCCACCCAATAAAACCTATACATTTGAGCATAGCAGGCTTTAGTTACACAGGTCATAATGATAAAGTACGATGTAAATTCTGTGACACATCAGTAAATAAGTGGTTGGCTACAGACATCCCGATGAAAAAACATAAAGCAACAT ATTACGGATCTTTATTTTACCATTCAGCTGCAGAAACAAATcttataaaaatagataaaataaaaaacaaatgtctTCGACTCAGTATTGGATACTTGGGAAGTACGCCTGTAGACGTTATGGAAACAGAAACATGCGAACCGCCATTGAATCTTCGGAGAAGATTTCTATCTGACAAATTCGTGTTAAAGTTAAGAAGTCAGAAATCCAAGTTATTGGTTAAAATATCTAGTTTAGCTG AAAAAATGATAACCGCACATCTACTGTACCCTGTAATCATCAAGCGCTTGAGCTCTTTTGACGAATGGATGCCCAGCCACCCCATCAAATCGATAGTACTAGCTGTTGCTGGTTTCTATTATACAGGTGTAAATGATAAAGTCTTATGTGCTTTTTGCGGTGTTGTTTATAATAAATGGATTGCAGATGACATACCGTTAGATAAACATAAAGACGATTGTTGTTTTCTGACTGCATATAAACAAGCTCAAAAACTGTGGACTGTCGAAGAACGTCTAAAAACTTTTACAAATAGGAATATTTCTGCTAAAAAACACGCAGAAGCtggttttttttatgaaaatggtAAAACTTATTATATAACGAATAAAGACATTACTTTGATGAGT GTAAACAGAGAGGCGAATCAACGTATTatatgtaaaatttgtttaagtaGGGAAATTAACACAGTCGCACTACCTTGTGGACATGCCACATCTTGTCTAGACTGTTCTCGTTTACTTAACAACATCTGTTGTCTATGTAGAACACCCGTAGAATGCACACCAAgactttatatataa